One part of the Phaenicophaeus curvirostris isolate KB17595 chromosome 2, BPBGC_Pcur_1.0, whole genome shotgun sequence genome encodes these proteins:
- the EVA1A gene encoding protein eva-1 homolog A isoform X10, which translates to MHPFTEDLRPQHWTPVPKKLLHETQPRPTNYQGIQKPHFPLGPRAFDPNVIRDGVFLSDVSSSNIGRALPAEKKKGRSATFYPLDNTPFLLPVDETQPPVLNRSMEPVGVSTEMALLSNILAAYAFITENPERAALYFVSGVCIGLVLTLLALVLRVSCRTDCKRSSPKKPPRERESDSDSSGSDDDSDTTSDLSARRHRRFERTLNMNVFTSAEELERAQRLEERERIIREIWMNGQPDIPGTRSLNRYY; encoded by the exons TTCCCAAGAAGCTTCTGCACGAAACCCAGCCAAGACCAACCAATTACCAAGGAATTCAGAAGCCACATTTTCCGCTGGGACCAAGAGCATTTGATCCCAATGTTATAAGGGACGGTGTGTTCCTTTCtgatgtctcttcttccaacATAGGACGTGCTCTCCCAG cagagaagaagaaagggagatCAGCCACCTTCTACCCTCTAGACAACACCCCCTTCCTGCTTCCTGTGGATGAGACACAACCGCCGGTGCTCAACAGAAGCATGGAGCCTGTGGGCGTCAGCACAGAGATGGCCCTGCTCAGCAACATCCTAGCAGCATATGCCTTCATCACAG aAAACCCTGAGCGAGCTgctctgtattttgtttctggAGTGTGCATTGGACTCGTCTTGACCCTGCTGGCCCTGGTGCTCAGGGTGTCCTGCCGAACTGACTGCAAACGCTCCTCCCCGAAAAAGCCTCCTCGGGAGCGGGAGAGCGATAGCGACAGCAGCGGCAGCGATGACGATTCGGATACCACTTCAGACCTGTCTGCGCGCAGGCACCGCAGGTTTGAGAGGACTTTGAACATGAACGTCTTCACTTCAGCGGAGGAGCTGGAGCGAGCTCAGCGGCTGGAGGAGCGGGAGCGCATCATCCGTGAGATCTGGATGAATGGGCAGCCGGACATCCCAGGGACCAGGAGCCTCAACCGTTACTACTAA